From the genome of Spinacia oleracea cultivar Varoflay chromosome 2, BTI_SOV_V1, whole genome shotgun sequence, one region includes:
- the LOC110778364 gene encoding FCS-Like Zinc finger 14 — protein sequence MLGKRSRPAIGKLAGVLRSGIIDTMTSPRSPLDCRSLFSPRGLKSNNSNYYDKYGGIGIGLGIVVALENNNNNNNNKSSNKTCNVVECGGEILAKYAICSQFSTRSSPINVTSSSSSRKIKNEINNHNGVLRHDQQEEEEMIEGFDEEFTYVTCRGPNKSTTTVYYSGDEQRPKISKKIGVFNISSPARFSGDCRRDSDSDFLSSCHSCRKGLHGKDIYMYRGEKAFCSAECRQRQIRIDEKKEQCRSEASRSGEISSSPYSYTSTGQIFSTGIVAV from the exons aTGTTGGGCAAGCGATCCCGACCGGCGATCGGTAAACTCGCCGGGGTGTTAAGGTCCGGGATCATCGACACGATGACAAGTCCAAGAAGTCCATTGGATTGTAGGTCGTTGTTCTCCCCCAGAGGGCTAAAGAGTAATAACTCTAATTATTATGATAAGTACGGAGGGATTGGGATCGGGTTAGGCATAGTTGTAGCCCttgaaaacaacaacaacaacaacaacaacaagtctAGTAATAAGACATGTAACGTTGTTGAGTGTGGTGGTGAAATACTAGCTAAATATGCTATTTGTAGCCAATTTTCGACCCGGTCGAGCCCGATCAACGTTACGTCGTCGTCGTCGTCAAGGAAGATTAAGAACGAGATTAACAACCATAATGGTGTATTAAGACATGATCAACAAGAAGAGGAGGAAATGATTGAGGGTTTTGACGAGGAGTTTACTTATGTCACGTGCCGTGGACCTAATAAGTCCACTACTACAGTTTACTATAGTGGTGATGAACAACGACCCAAAATTAGCAAGAAAATCGGCGTATTTAACATATCTTCTCCGGCGAGATTTTCCGGTGATTGTCGCCGTGATTCCGATTCCGATTTCCTCAGCTCGTGTCATTCGTGTAGGAAAGGTCTTCATGGCAAAGACATTTACATGTACAG GGGGGAGAAGGCATTTTGTAGTGCTGAATGCAGGCAAAGACAAATAAGGATTGATGAGAAGAAAGAACAATGCAGATCGGAAGCTTCTAGATCCGGCGAAATTTCGAGCTCGCCGTACAGTTACACTAGTACAGGACAGATCTTCTCAACTGGGATTGTAGCTGTTTAG